In a genomic window of Erigeron canadensis isolate Cc75 chromosome 5, C_canadensis_v1, whole genome shotgun sequence:
- the LOC122600857 gene encoding putative multidrug resistance protein: MEETRKGKRDGIFRYAEGYDKFLMFFGMLGSIGDGLQIPLMMYVLSEVINDYGNPDITITNSIVDKYSLRLLYVAILVGLSAFVEGLCWARTAERQTSRMRLEYLKSVLKQDVGFFDTQEAGSSTTYQVVSTISADSNTIQITIGEKIPNCLAYMSSFFFCHIFAFSLSWRLTLAAIPFSVVFLVPALGFGKHMMDVAMAMVASYGAAGSIAEQAISSIRTVYSYVGESQTLDKFSKALQTTMELGIKQGLARGLMLGSMGTIYVSWAFQAWVGSLLVSNHGEKGGDVFVAGFNVLMGGLNILTTLPNLTAITESQGAATRINEMINRKPCIDTEDKKGKALSYVRGEIEFKGIYFSYPSRPDTTILQGLNLRVPAGKTVGLVGGSGSGKSTIISLIQRFYDPIEGEIFLDGHKIKKLHLKWLRSQMGLVNQEPILFATSIQENILFGKEAASMDDVVAAAKAANAHDFIVKLPDGYETNVGQFGFQLSGGQKQRIAIARALIRDPKILLLDEATSALDTLSERIVQEAIDNASVGRTTIVIAHRLSTIRMANLIYVLQSGKVVESGSHDELMKINGGRGGGDYFKMVQLQQSAPQNEVIQRSSNTPGRRRGMVAPSPVSARSSAPGTPSLNPFSPALSISAPYSVQFDASYDSEDEDDLRQLSHPAPSQFRLLKMNAPEWGKGLSGCIGAIGSGAVQPINAYCVGGLINVYFRTDKSSIVSHARVYSFVFLGLGVFNFFTSVIQHYYFAVMGEKLTTRIREKLLEKLLTFEIGWYDQDENTSAAICARLSTEANMVRSLVGDRLSLLTQAFFGALFAYTLGLVLSWRLALVLMAAQPLLIGSFYARSVLMKSLSEKSQKAQKEGSQLASEAVINHRTITAFSSQKRIVSLFKETLEGPRKESIRQSYFSGIGLCSSQFLAAASTALAYWYGGRLLTKELIDPEKLFQAFLVLLFTAYTIADAGSMTKDISRGSNAVGSVFAILDKKTEIDPDTSWGHDSIKGNIRGRVELKDVFFAYPSRPDQMVFKGLNLKIRQGTSMAIVGPSGSGKSTIIGLIERFYDPLKGAVFIDERDVKEYNLRALRSHIALVSQEPTLFAGSIYENIAYGKPNAKESEIRKAAMLANAHEFISGMKDGYETYCGERGVQLSGGQKQRIAIARAMLKNPSILLLDEATSALDTVSESLVQEALEKMMNGRTCIVVAHRLSTIQKSDSIAVIQDGKVAEQGSHSDLLSVRGGAYSNLVKMQGGNLSYR; the protein is encoded by the exons AAGGACTTTGTTGGGCTAGAACAGCAGAGCGACAGACTTCTCGAATGAGATTAGAGTACCTGAAATCTGTCCTTAAACAAGATGTCGGGTTCTTTGACACCCAAGAAGCGGGCTCCTCCACAACGTACCAAGTTGTTTCAACTATCTCTGCTGACTCCAATACAATTCAAATAACCATTGGCGAAAAG ATACCGAATTGCCTTGCCTACATGTCATCTTTCTTCTTCTGCCACATATTCGCATTCTCTCTCTCATGGCGACTTACATTGGCGGCTATTCCATTCTCTGTCGTGTTCTTAGTTCCAGCTCTTGGATTTGGTAAACACATGATGGATGTAGCAATGGCAATGGTTGCATCATATGGTGCCGCTGGTAGTattgctgaacaagccatatctTCCATAAGAACTGTATATTCATATGTTGGAGAGAGTCAAACTCTGGATAAATTCAGTAAGGCCCTTCAAACAACCATGGAGTTAGGAATAAAGCAAGGTTTGGCAAGAGGACTAATGCTCGGAAGCATGGGAACGATCTATGTTAGCTGGGCGTTTCAGGCTTGGGTTGGGTCACTTCTTGTCTCTAACCATGGCGAAAAGGGTGGTGATGTTTTTGTGGCTGGATTCAATGTGCTAATGGGAGGAtt AAATATTTTGACAACACTTCCAAATCTTACCGCCATAACTGAATCACAAGGGGCTGCAACTCGAATCAATGAAATGATCAACAGAAAGCCCTGTATAGATACAGAAGATAAGAAGGGAAAGGCATTGTCATACGTAAGAGGTGAAATTGAGTTCAAAGGAATTTATTTTAGTTACCCATCAAGGCCAGATACTACAATTCTACAAGGTTTAAATCTTCGAGTACCAGCTGGAAAAACCGTGGGTCTAGTTGGAGGAAGTGGTTCAGGCAAATCAACTATTATTTCGTTAATCCAGCGTTTTTATGATCCTATAGAAGGTGAAATTTTCTTGGATGGGCACAAGATAAAGAAACTTCATCTCAAATGGTTGAGATCCCAAATGGGGTTGGTTAATCAAGAACCGATTCTCTTTGCAACGTCTATTCAAGAGAACATATTGTTTGGAAAAGAAGCGGCATCCATGGATGATGTTGTAGCGGCAGCCAAGGCTGCAAATGCTCATGACTTTATAGTTAAGTTGCCAGATGGGTATGAAACTAAT GTTGGGCAATTTGGATTTCAGCTTTCAGGCGGTCAAAAACAGCGAATTGCAATTGCTCGTGCTCTAATAAGAGATCCCAAAATTTTACTACTTGATGAAGCTACAAGTGCATTGGACACACTATCTGAAAGAATTGTGCAAGAGGCTATAGATAATGCTTCTGTCGGGAGGACTACTATAGTAATTGCACATCGTCTTTCAACAATTAGGATGGCTAATTTGATTTACGTGCTCCAGTCAGGGAAAGTAGTTGAATCAGGTTCACATGATGAGCTAATGAAGATAAATGGTGGACGTGGCGGTGGGGACTACTTCAAAATGGTGCAATTACAGCAATCCGCACCACAAAATGAGGTCATCCAGAGATCAAGCAATACCCCTGGTCGTCGTAGAGGCATGGTTGCACCAAGTCCAGTAAGTGCAAGATCAAGTGCACCGGGCACCCCATCACTTAACCCATTCAGCCCTGCATTGTCTATCAGTGCTCCTTATTCGGTTCAATTTGATGCCTCGTATGACAGTGAAGATGAGGATGATCTTAGGCAACTGTCTCACCCTGCCCCTTCCCAGTTTAGATTATTGAAAATGAATGCACCCGAATGGGGAAAAGGCTTATCTGGATGCATAGGAGCTATAGGTTCAGGTGCAGTCCAGCCCATCAATGCCTACTGCGTAGGTGGTTTGATTAATGTTTACTTTCGGACGGACAAATCTTCCATTGTAAGTCACGCCAGAGTCTACTCATTCGTGTTCTTAGGACTTGGAGTTTTCAACTTCTTCACAAGTGTTATCCAACACTATTACTTTGCAGTGATGGGTGAAAAACTAACCACAAGAATAAGAGAAAAGCTACTTGAAAAGTTATTGACGTTCGAGATTGGATGGTATGATCAAGATGAGAACACGAGTGCAGCTATATGTGCACGTTTGTCAACTGAAGCAAACATGGTTCGTTCGCTTGTTGGGGACCGCTTATCCTTACTAACTCAAGCGTTTTTCGGGGCCTTGTTTGCTTACACTCTAGGGTTGGTACTCTCATGGAGGCTGGCACTAGTGTTGATGGCTGCACAACCTCTACTCATTGGTAGCTTCTATGCTAGAAGTGTTCTAATGAAAAGTTTATCCGAAAAATCTCAAAAAGCCCAGAAAGAAGGAAGTCAATTAGCAAGTGAAGCTGTGATCAATCATAGAACAATAACGGCATTTTCTTCTCAAAAACGAATAGTTAGTCTCTTTAAAGAAACCCTAGAAGGCCCACGAAAGGAAAGTATCAGACAATCGTATTTCTCAGGTATCGGGCTGTGTAGCTCACAGTTTCTGGCTGCAGCTTCAACGGCCTTAGCGTATTGGTACGGTGGTAGGCTATTGACAAAAGAGCTGATTGATCCAGAGAAGCTTTTCCAAGCATTTTTGGTGTTACTATTCACAGCATACACAATAGCTGATGCAGGAAGCATGACCAAAGATATCTCAAGAGGAAGCAACGCGGTAGGGTCAGTCTTTGCCATTCTTGACAAGAAGACAGAAATTGACCCTGATACTTCGTGGGGTCATGATTCCATCAAAGGCAACATTCGTGGTCGTGTAGAGCTAAAAGATGTGTTCTTTGCTTATCCGTCAAGACCAGATCAAATGGTCTTCAAAGGATTAAACCTTAAGATAAGACAAGGAACTTCAATGGCAATTGTTGGTCCAAGTGGTTCGGGTAAATCTACCATCATAGGGTTGATCGAAAGGTTTTATGACCCATTGAAAGGCGCTGTTTTTATTGATGAACGAGATGTAAAGGAATATAACCTACGAGCTTTGAGGTCACATATCGCATTAGTTAGTCAAGAACCAACACTTTTTGCAGGCAGCATTTATGAAAACATTGCTTATGGAAAACCCAATGCTAAAGAATCCGAGATCAGGAAGGCTGCAATGCTTGCTAATGCTCATGAGTTCATTAG TGGAATGAAAGATGGATATGAGACATACTGTGGAGAAAGAGGTGTGCAGCTATCTGGTGGTCAGAAACAGAGAATAGCGATAGCTCGTGCAATGCTGAAGAACCCGAGTATCTTACTATTGGATGAGGCAACCAGTGCTCTTGATACAGTTTCAGAAAGCCTGGTTCAAGAAGCATTGGAGAAGATGATGAATGGAAGGACATGTATCGTGGTGGCTCACCGTCTTTCCACCATACAAAAGTCTGACTCTATTGCAGTGATTCAAGATGGTAAGGTGGCAGAGCAAGGGTCACATTCTGACCTGCTGTCAGTACGTGGGGGAGCATACTCTAATCTTGTCAAAATGCAAGGTGGAAACTTGTCTTACCGGTGA
- the LOC122602412 gene encoding 2S seed storage protein-like, whose amino-acid sequence MAKPALIALALAAFVVILFTEVSSHRTTITTTTTTNDDNPFWDQPQYCQRQIPIQEVNYCQMHLTQGIISSLDMVVENRRPSKQTQQGLRQQCCNQLNRVEAECQCNAIQIAYDEARVQGDVIQMRQMLSKAYSLMKDCDLQVQDCAIASPRV is encoded by the coding sequence ATGGCAAAACCGGCACTCATTGCACTCGCCTTAGCCGCCTTCGTAGTAATACTATTTACCGAGGTTTCTTCTCATAGAACCACCATCACGACCACCACTACTACAAATGATGACAACCCATTTTGGGATCAACCACAATATTGCCAACGTCAGATTCCGATCCAAGAGGTTAACTATTGCCAAATGCACCTCACTCAAGGAATCATTTCATCACTCGATATGGTCGTTGAGAACCGAAGACCATCAAAGCAGACACAACAAGGACTAAGACAACAATGTTGTAACCAGCTAAACCGCGTGGAGGCAGAGTGCCAGTGCAATGCGATCCAGATAGCGTATGATGAAGCAAGAGTACAAGGTGATGTCATACAGATGCGACAGATGTTGAGCAAGGCTTACAGTCTCATGAAAGACTGCGATTTGCAAGTCCAAGATTGCGCGATTGCAAGCCCAAGGGTTTAA
- the LOC122602070 gene encoding 2S seed storage protein-like: MAKVLILTLALATILVAAFGDDQSSLKRCRQSSKIQVEHLNNCHMHLITDDQGITSYYKIWMKTDIAQQPKKKHQYLEACCNQLKNVERQCLCDAIQEVFDEARRQGSGGGVVKMRQMLSKAQNLPIDCGMGVEKCP, from the coding sequence ATGGCAAAAGTTTTAATCCTTACACTCGCCTTGGCGACCATACTCGTAGCAGCATTTGGTGATGATCAGTCCAGCTTGAAACGGTGCCGCCAAAGCAGCAAGATTCAAGTTGAACATCTGAACAACTGCCACATGCATCTTATTACTGATGATCAGGGAATAACCTCTTACTACAAGATTTGGATGAAAACCGATATAGCCCAGCAGCCGAAGAAGAAACATCAATATCTTGAAGCGTGTTGCAACCAGCTAAAGAACGTGGAGCGACAGTGCCTGTGTGATGCGATTCAAGAAGTTTTTGATGAAGCACGACGGCagggtagtggtggtggtgtggtgaAGATGCGGCAGATGTTGAGCAAGGCCCAGAATCTCCCCATAGATTGCGGAATGGGTGTCGAAAAATGCCCCTAG
- the LOC122600305 gene encoding TBC1 domain family member 15-like, producing MNILWKDPGLPTDSYYEVRAECTTDVPKTKFKIKSGKTLSVRKWKSAFSPEGYLDIGQTLGRIYRGGVHPTIRGEVWEFLLGCFDPKSTYEERKEIRLTRREEYVRLKELCTYMFPLVGSGKFITAPVITDDGTPTQDPIVLLEANPEKLMTPTTQATVGSNSAMSCPKEDNKKIIQWKLTLHQIGLDVVRTDRTLVFYEKQDNLAKLWDILAVYAWFDKDVGYGQGMSDLCSPMIMLLEDEADAFWCFERLMRRIRGNFKCVGSSVGVESQLCNLANVIQVVDPKLHKHLEYLGGGDYLFAFRMLMVLFRREVSFGDSLYLWEMMWALEYDPDLYTLYEDSDSDRPEDPKGKPKSSRQCGKFEREYMRSGAKNEEPLPISVFLVASVLKEKSVKLLTEAKGLDDVVKILNDMSGNLDARKACSGAMKLHKKYLKKVKMEKSSS from the exons ATGAATATATTGTGGAAAGATCCAGGACTTCCAACAGATTCATATTATGAGGTTAGAGCTGAATGTACTACTGATGTTCCAAAAACCAAGTTTAAAATCAAG TCTGGGAAGACCCTTAGTGTTAGGAAGTGGAAGTCTGCTTTCAGTCCAGAAGGTTATCTTGATATTGGCCAGACCCTTGGTCGAATCTATCGTGGG GGGGTCCATCCAACAATTAGAGGAGAGGTATGGGAATTTCTACTCGGTTGTTTTGATCCTAAAAGCACATATGAGGAACGCAAAGAGATACGACTAACTCGAAG AGAAGAGTATGTACGCCTAAAAGAACTATGCACGTATATGTTCCCTCTTGTTGGAAGTGGGAAGTTTATCACTGCTCCTGTGATCACAGACGATGGTACCCCAACCCAAGATCCTATTGTACTTTTAGAAGCAAACCCGGAAAAGCTTATGACACCAACAACTCAAGCTACTG TTGGTTCAAATTCTGCCATGTCTTGTCCTAAGGAGGACAATAAGAAGATTATCCAATGGAAACTTACCCTCCATCAAATAG GTCTTGATGTAGTTCGAACGGACAGGACACTAGTATTTTATGAGAAGCAAGATAATTTAGCAAAACTATGGGATATTCTTGCAGTCTATGCTTGGTTTGATAAAGATGTTGGTTATGGTCAAG GGATGAGTGATCTTTGTTCACCCATGATTATGCTTCTTGAGGATGAAGCAGATGCATTTTGGTGCTTTGAACGTCTAATGCGCAGAATT CGAGGGAATTTCAAATGCGTAGGGAGTTCCGTGGGCGTGGAGTCACAGCTCTGCAATTTAGCGAATGTTATTCAAGTTGTTGACCCTAAACTTCACAAGCACTTAG AATACCTAGGTGGAGGTGATTATCTATTTGCTTTTAGGATGCTTATGGTATTGTTCCGGCGAGAAGTTTCTTTTGGAGATTCATTGTACTTATGGGAG ATGATGTGGGCTTTGGAGTATGATCCTGATTTATACACTTTATATGAGGACTCTGATTCTGATAGACCTGAAGATCCTAAAGGAAAACCAAAATCGTCGCGCCAATGCGGCAAATTTGAAAGAGAATACATGCGAAGTGGGGCCAAAAATGAAGAACCGCTACCCATTTCTGTGTTTCTTGTTGCGAGTGTGCTTAAGGAGAAAAGTGTCAAATTGCTCACAGAAGCCAAGGGGCTCGATGATGTTGTCAAG ATATTGAACGACATGTCGGGTAACCTGGATGCTAGAAAAGCTTGCTCAGGGGCTATGAAACTTCATAAGAAGTATCTGAAAAAG GTGAAGATGGAGAAGTCAtcttcataa